The following proteins are co-located in the Citrobacter freundii ATCC 8090 = MTCC 1658 = NBRC 12681 genome:
- a CDS encoding SprT family zinc-dependent metalloprotease: MKTSRLPIAIQQAVMRSLREKLAQANLKLERNYPEPKLVYQQRGTAAGTAWLQTYEIRLNPVLLMENVDAFVNEVVPHELAHLLVWKYFGRVPPHGKEWKWMMESVLGVPARRTHQFELQSVQRKTFTYRCKCQEHQLTVRRHNRVIRGEATYRCVHCGEPLIAE, translated from the coding sequence ATGAAAACCTCCCGTCTCCCTATCGCCATCCAGCAAGCCGTTATGCGCAGCCTGCGGGAAAAACTCGCTCAGGCCAATCTCAAGCTAGAACGCAATTACCCGGAGCCAAAGCTGGTTTACCAACAGCGCGGAACCGCCGCGGGTACCGCGTGGCTACAAACCTACGAAATTCGTCTGAATCCCGTCCTGCTGATGGAGAACGTTGACGCGTTCGTTAACGAAGTGGTGCCCCATGAACTGGCGCATTTACTGGTGTGGAAATACTTTGGCCGCGTGCCGCCGCACGGCAAAGAGTGGAAATGGATGATGGAAAGCGTGCTGGGCGTGCCAGCCCGACGTACGCATCAGTTCGAACTGCAATCCGTGCAGCGTAAGACCTTTACTTACCGCTGCAAGTGTCAGGAACACCAACTGACCGTACGCCGCCATAACCGCGTGATACGCGGCGAAGCCACCTACCGCTGCGTTCACTGCGGCGAACCACTGATTGCAGAATAA
- the galP gene encoding galactose/proton symporter — MPDNKKTGRSNKAMTFFVCFLAALAGLLFGLDIGVIAGALPFITDEFQITPHTQEWVVSSMMFGAAVGAVGSGWLSFKLGRKKSLMIGAILFVAGSLFSAAAPNVEVLLVSRVLLGLAVGVASYTAPLYLSEIAPEKIRGSMISMYQLMITIGILGAYLSDTAFSYSGAWRWMLGVIIIPALLLLVGVIFLPDSPRWFAAKRRFVDAERVLLRLRDTSAEAKRELDEIRESLQVKQSGWALFKENSNFRRAVFLGVLLQVMQQFTGMNVIMYYAPKIFELAGYTNTTEQMWGTVIVGLTNVLATFIAIGLVDRWGRKPTLILGFIVMAVGMGVLGTMMHVGIHSAAAQYFAVLMLLMFIVGFAMSAGPLIWVLCSEIQPLKGRDFGITCSTATNWIANMIVGATFLTMLNSLGSANTFWVYGGLNVLFIFLTLWLIPETKNVSLEHIERNLMKGRKLREIGAHD; from the coding sequence ATGCCTGACAATAAAAAAACGGGGCGTTCCAACAAAGCCATGACATTTTTTGTCTGCTTTCTTGCAGCCCTGGCTGGATTACTTTTTGGCCTGGATATCGGTGTTATTGCCGGAGCTTTACCGTTCATCACCGACGAGTTCCAAATTACCCCCCACACTCAGGAATGGGTGGTGAGTTCGATGATGTTTGGTGCTGCCGTGGGTGCCGTCGGCAGCGGTTGGCTCTCCTTCAAACTGGGGCGTAAAAAGAGTTTGATGATCGGCGCAATCCTGTTTGTTGCCGGTTCACTGTTCTCCGCCGCGGCACCAAACGTTGAAGTGCTGTTGGTTTCCCGCGTGCTGCTCGGCCTTGCGGTAGGCGTTGCGTCTTATACCGCGCCGCTTTACCTGTCTGAAATTGCCCCGGAAAAAATTCGTGGCAGCATGATCTCTATGTATCAGTTGATGATCACCATCGGTATTTTGGGTGCGTATCTTTCCGATACGGCGTTTAGCTACAGCGGCGCATGGCGCTGGATGCTGGGCGTGATCATCATCCCTGCCCTGCTGCTGCTGGTTGGCGTTATCTTCCTGCCGGACAGCCCACGCTGGTTTGCTGCTAAACGTCGTTTTGTCGATGCTGAACGTGTTCTGTTGCGTTTGCGTGATACCAGCGCAGAAGCCAAACGCGAGCTGGATGAAATTCGTGAAAGTCTGCAGGTGAAGCAGAGCGGCTGGGCGCTGTTTAAAGAAAACAGCAACTTCCGCCGCGCGGTATTCCTTGGCGTCCTGTTACAGGTGATGCAGCAGTTCACCGGGATGAACGTCATTATGTATTACGCACCGAAAATCTTTGAGCTGGCGGGCTACACCAACACCACCGAGCAGATGTGGGGGACTGTTATCGTCGGTCTGACCAACGTGCTGGCAACCTTTATCGCCATTGGCCTGGTTGACCGCTGGGGCCGCAAGCCTACGCTGATCCTCGGCTTTATCGTCATGGCCGTCGGTATGGGCGTGCTGGGTACGATGATGCACGTGGGTATTCACTCGGCGGCCGCGCAATACTTCGCTGTACTGATGCTGCTGATGTTTATCGTTGGCTTTGCCATGAGCGCCGGTCCGCTGATTTGGGTTCTGTGCTCTGAAATCCAACCGCTGAAAGGCCGCGATTTCGGTATCACCTGCTCTACCGCAACCAACTGGATTGCCAATATGATCGTCGGTGCAACCTTCCTGACGATGCTGAACTCGCTGGGAAGCGCCAATACTTTCTGGGTCTACGGTGGTCTGAACGTCCTGTTCATCTTCCTGACCCTGTGGCTGATACCTGAAACTAAAAATGTCTCTCTGGAACACATTGAACGTAACCTGATGAAAGGTCGTAAACTGCGCGAAATTGGCGCACACGACTAA
- a CDS encoding YqgE/AlgH family protein produces MNLQHHFLIAMPALQDPIFRRSVVYICEHNENGAMGIIVNKPLENLQIEGILEKLKITPEERDPAIRLDKPVMLGGPLAEDRGFILHTPPSRFASSIRISDNTIITTSRDVLETLGTQEQPSEVLVALGYSSWEKGQLEQELLDNAWLTAPADLNILFKTPIADRWRDAAKLIGIDIQTMPGVAGHA; encoded by the coding sequence ATGAATTTACAGCATCACTTTCTAATTGCCATGCCTGCTCTCCAGGATCCAATTTTCCGCCGTTCCGTGGTGTATATTTGCGAACACAATGAGAACGGAGCAATGGGGATTATCGTCAATAAGCCTCTGGAAAACTTACAAATTGAAGGGATTCTGGAAAAGCTGAAGATTACTCCAGAAGAACGCGATCCGGCCATTCGTCTGGATAAGCCCGTGATGCTCGGCGGCCCGCTGGCAGAAGACCGTGGATTTATACTTCATACCCCACCGTCGCGCTTTGCGTCCAGTATTCGCATTTCTGATAACACCATCATCACAACCTCCCGCGATGTATTAGAAACCCTGGGTACGCAGGAACAACCGTCCGAAGTGCTGGTTGCGCTGGGTTATTCATCATGGGAAAAGGGCCAACTGGAACAAGAGTTACTGGATAACGCCTGGCTTACGGCCCCTGCCGATCTCAACATCTTATTCAAAACACCGATTGCCGACCGCTGGCGCGATGCGGCGAA
- the rsmE gene encoding 16S rRNA (uracil(1498)-N(3))-methyltransferase, whose amino-acid sequence MRIPRIYHPEPLASGSQISLCEDAANHIGRVLRMGPGQPLQLFDGSNQVFDAEITHASKKSVEVKVLNAELDDRESPLHIHLGQVMSRGEKMEFTIQKSIELGVSLITPLFSERCGVKLDNERLNKKLQQWQKIAIAACEQCGRNRVPEIRPAMDLEAWCAEQDEGLKLNLHPRASASINTLPLPVERIRLLIGPEGGLSADEIAMTARYQFTDILLGPRVLRTETTALTAITALQVRFGDLG is encoded by the coding sequence ATGCGCATTCCTCGCATTTATCACCCAGAGCCACTCGCTTCCGGTAGCCAAATTTCACTGTGTGAAGATGCTGCCAACCATATCGGCCGTGTACTACGTATGGGGCCAGGCCAGCCGCTACAGCTGTTTGATGGCAGCAATCAGGTATTCGACGCCGAAATTACCCACGCCAGTAAGAAAAGTGTGGAAGTGAAGGTGCTTAACGCTGAACTCGACGATCGGGAATCACCGTTGCATATCCACCTGGGCCAGGTAATGTCGCGCGGTGAAAAAATGGAATTTACTATCCAGAAATCGATTGAACTGGGTGTAAGCCTCATTACGCCACTTTTTTCTGAGCGTTGCGGCGTTAAACTGGACAATGAACGCCTGAACAAGAAGCTCCAGCAGTGGCAGAAAATCGCTATTGCCGCCTGCGAACAGTGCGGTCGTAATCGGGTGCCTGAAATTCGCCCGGCAATGGATCTGGAAGCATGGTGCGCAGAACAGGACGAAGGACTGAAGCTCAATCTGCATCCTCGCGCCAGCGCCAGCATTAACACGCTGCCGCTCCCGGTGGAGCGTATCCGCTTGCTGATTGGCCCGGAAGGTGGGTTGTCGGCAGATGAAATTGCCATGACCGCACGGTATCAGTTTACTGATATTCTGTTAGGACCTCGCGTTCTGCGTACTGAGACAACTGCGCTCACCGCCATTACCGCGCTTCAGGTGCGTTTTGGCGATCTGGGCTAA
- the gshB gene encoding glutathione synthase, with amino-acid sequence MIKLGIVMDPIASINIKKDSSFAMLLEAQRRGYEIHYMEMADLYLINGEARAHTRTLSVEQNYDKWYEFKSEQDLPLADLDVILMRKDPPFDTEFIYATYILERAEEKGTLIVNKPQSLRDCNEKLFTAWFADLTPETLVTRNKAQLKAFWQKHSDIILKPLDGMGGASIFRVKEGDPNLGVIAETLTEHGTRYCMAQNYLPAIKDGDKRVLVVDGEPVPYCLARIPQGGETRGNLAAGGRGEPRPLTDSDWEIARRIGPTLKAKGLIFVGLDIIGDRLTEINVTSPTCIREIEAEFPVSITGMLMDAIEARLQK; translated from the coding sequence ATGATCAAGCTCGGCATCGTGATGGATCCCATCGCAAGCATCAACATCAAGAAAGATTCCAGCTTCGCAATGCTGCTGGAAGCGCAACGCCGCGGTTACGAAATTCATTATATGGAGATGGCCGATCTTTATCTGATCAACGGTGAAGCCCGCGCCCATACGCGTACCCTGAGCGTAGAGCAGAACTACGACAAATGGTATGAATTTAAGAGCGAACAGGATCTCCCGCTGGCAGACCTGGACGTTATTCTGATGCGTAAGGATCCGCCGTTTGATACCGAGTTCATCTACGCGACCTATATTCTGGAACGTGCAGAAGAGAAAGGAACGCTGATCGTCAACAAACCGCAGAGCCTGCGCGACTGCAACGAAAAGTTGTTCACCGCATGGTTTGCCGATCTGACGCCGGAAACGCTGGTCACGCGTAATAAAGCGCAGCTGAAAGCCTTCTGGCAAAAACACAGCGACATCATTCTCAAACCGCTGGACGGCATGGGCGGGGCCTCTATTTTCCGCGTGAAGGAAGGCGATCCGAACCTTGGCGTTATTGCGGAAACGCTGACCGAGCACGGTACCCGCTACTGCATGGCGCAGAACTATCTGCCAGCCATTAAAGACGGCGATAAACGCGTGCTGGTGGTCGATGGCGAACCCGTTCCTTACTGCCTGGCGCGTATTCCGCAGGGCGGCGAAACCCGTGGCAACCTGGCCGCAGGTGGTCGTGGCGAGCCGCGTCCATTAACCGACAGTGACTGGGAAATTGCCCGTCGCATTGGGCCAACGCTGAAAGCGAAAGGTTTGATTTTTGTCGGTCTGGATATCATTGGCGATCGTCTGACGGAAATTAACGTCACCAGCCCAACCTGTATTCGTGAAATTGAAGCGGAGTTCCCGGTTTCGATTACCGGTATGCTGATGGATGCCATTGAGGCCCGTCTGCAGAAGTAA
- the endA gene encoding deoxyribonuclease I: MYRNFSFAAALLAAAFSGPALAEGINSFSQAKAAGVKVNADAPGDFYCGCKINWQGKKGVVDLESCGYKVRKNENRASRIEWEHVVPAWHFGHQRQCWQDGGRKNCAKDPVYRKMESDMHNLQPAVGEVNGDRANFMYSQWNGGEGQYGQCAMKVDFKEKVAEPPARARGAIARTYFYMRDQYNLTLSRQQTQLFNAWNKQYPVTDWECERDERIAKVQGNHNPYVQRACQAQKS; this comes from the coding sequence ATGTACCGTAATTTTTCTTTTGCTGCGGCCCTGTTAGCCGCAGCATTTTCAGGCCCGGCTTTAGCCGAAGGCATCAACAGTTTTTCTCAGGCAAAAGCGGCGGGCGTCAAAGTTAACGCCGATGCGCCAGGCGATTTCTACTGCGGTTGTAAAATTAACTGGCAAGGCAAAAAAGGGGTCGTGGACCTCGAATCCTGCGGCTATAAAGTGCGAAAAAACGAAAACCGCGCCAGTCGAATTGAATGGGAGCACGTTGTCCCCGCCTGGCATTTTGGTCATCAGCGCCAGTGCTGGCAGGACGGAGGGCGTAAAAACTGCGCTAAAGATCCGGTCTATCGCAAAATGGAAAGCGATATGCATAACCTGCAGCCTGCGGTAGGTGAAGTGAATGGCGATCGCGCTAACTTCATGTACAGCCAGTGGAACGGTGGCGAAGGCCAGTATGGACAGTGCGCGATGAAGGTTGATTTCAAAGAGAAAGTTGCCGAGCCGCCTGCCCGCGCCCGTGGCGCCATCGCGCGTACCTATTTTTATATGCGCGACCAATACAACCTGACGCTCTCTCGCCAGCAAACCCAGCTTTTTAATGCCTGGAATAAGCAGTATCCGGTCACCGACTGGGAGTGTGAGCGCGACGAACGCATCGCGAAGGTACAGGGGAATCATAACCCCTATGTGCAACGCGCTTGCCAGGCGCAAAAGAGCTAA